The Streptococcaceae bacterium ESL0729 genome has a segment encoding these proteins:
- the rsgA gene encoding ribosome small subunit-dependent GTPase A, whose amino-acid sequence MVKKGRIIKSLAGFYYIEDGDQGKIERTRARGNFRKKMVKPVVGDFAEYTAGEGEDNEGYLLKIDERKNSLVRPPIANIDQAVVVMSAVEPEFSLNLLDRFLVLLEHKGIKPLIYISKLDLLDDLSYFERVQADYKKIGYNIYFDPQELLVNFKDKVTVFMGQTGAGKSTLLNKIAPDLAIATQEISDKLGRGRHTTRHVELFKVAGGWIADTPGFSSLDYEVKDAPGLNEAFIDIRYFSHDCKFRECTHTHEPSCAVKEAVAQGEILQTRYDDYLQLLSEIQKQRQVYAKNRSKKG is encoded by the coding sequence ATGGTAAAAAAAGGAAGAATTATAAAATCTCTCGCTGGTTTTTACTACATCGAAGATGGGGACCAGGGAAAAATTGAAAGAACGCGTGCGCGTGGTAATTTTAGGAAAAAAATGGTTAAGCCAGTTGTTGGTGACTTTGCGGAATATACTGCAGGTGAGGGTGAGGATAATGAGGGCTACCTCTTAAAGATTGATGAGCGTAAAAATTCACTTGTCCGCCCGCCCATTGCAAATATCGACCAGGCTGTTGTTGTTATGAGTGCTGTTGAGCCGGAGTTTTCACTAAACCTCCTCGACCGTTTCTTGGTCCTTCTTGAACACAAGGGGATTAAGCCACTCATTTATATTAGTAAACTCGATTTGTTAGATGATTTAAGTTACTTTGAAAGGGTTCAGGCTGATTATAAGAAGATTGGCTATAATATCTACTTTGATCCACAGGAGCTTTTAGTTAACTTCAAGGACAAGGTAACAGTCTTTATGGGCCAAACAGGGGCTGGTAAGTCGACCCTTCTTAATAAGATTGCTCCAGACCTTGCAATTGCGACCCAGGAGATATCTGACAAGCTAGGTCGTGGTCGCCACACAACTCGCCATGTTGAACTGTTTAAGGTGGCAGGGGGATGGATTGCTGATACCCCAGGATTTAGCTCGCTTGACTATGAGGTTAAAGATGCCCCGGGTCTTAATGAGGCCTTCATTGATATCAGGTATTTTAGCCATGATTGTAAGTTTCGTGAGTGCACTCATACCCATGAGCCAAGTTGTGCGGTTAAAGAGGCTGTGGCCCAGGGTGAGATTCTTCAGACTAGGTATGATGATTACCTGCAACTTTTGTCTGAAATCCAAAAGCAAAGACAGGTTTATGCAAAAAATAGAAGTAAGAAAGGTTAG
- the rnmV gene encoding ribonuclease M5 has translation MLDREKIRISEVVVVEGKDDTRRLKEFFEVETYETRGSAITDEDLEKIEMLDDLRGVIVFTDPDFSGEKIRKKIVQALPGVKQAFLNPQEARPSSKSKGKSLGVEHASYEDLKTALASAHDARVDFPVVDQAVLIELGLIMSSEGRARREFLGEELRIGYTNAKQLPKRLSLFGIDEEQVRKAMNKYNNE, from the coding sequence ATGTTAGACAGGGAAAAAATCCGAATTTCAGAAGTCGTAGTCGTTGAGGGTAAGGATGATACGAGACGCCTCAAGGAATTTTTTGAGGTTGAAACCTATGAGACAAGGGGATCAGCTATAACGGATGAGGATCTTGAAAAAATTGAGATGCTTGATGACCTTCGTGGCGTTATCGTCTTTACAGATCCTGACTTTTCTGGGGAAAAAATCCGCAAGAAAATTGTTCAAGCCCTCCCAGGTGTCAAACAAGCCTTCTTAAATCCCCAGGAGGCAAGACCAAGCTCAAAAAGCAAGGGAAAAAGTCTTGGGGTAGAGCATGCCTCCTATGAGGACTTGAAAACAGCTCTTGCCAGTGCCCATGATGCACGTGTTGACTTCCCAGTAGTTGATCAGGCAGTCCTTATTGAACTTGGTCTTATTATGTCAAGTGAGGGCAGGGCCAGACGGGAATTTCTGGGAGAAGAACTAAGAATTGGCTATACCAATGCCAAACAACTGCCAAAAAGACTTTCTCTTTTTGGCATCGACGAAGAACAAGTAAGAAAGGCAATGAACAAATACAATAATGAGTAA
- a CDS encoding DNA repair exonuclease — protein sequence MKFLHIADLHLDREFEGLSQDIDYRPYEILGTIIDFALDEDVDFIILAGDNFHQSKPSIKMQNYFMTQLERLKEQGIKVFLIFGNHDYYREGVYWFDFPDNVEVFYKEEVESKYFENAQGERATISAFSYEHPHIRENKIKDYPFRDSASDYHIGLFHGEIGGFDYAPTSLSDLKAKDYDYWALGHIHLKSMLADNIVYPGTPLGRNSKEITSQFALVNLSKTVSDLEFIDLAQIHWIKKELDLTGVRDLAELSRILSDNLSNQGNIYSLYLKNYDLVADSLRLALENGELIDSLRAQGFLLRKLVLLPLDGPQNLSKTALPVSHLELPSLEELAKALPQNSEIKNILTSDLFADLEKDLEAYIDSEFSLAREDDFEA from the coding sequence ATGAAATTTTTGCACATAGCTGACCTCCATTTGGACCGTGAATTTGAGGGTTTAAGTCAGGATATCGATTATCGTCCTTATGAAATTTTGGGGACTATTATTGATTTTGCCCTCGATGAGGATGTCGATTTTATTATTCTTGCTGGAGATAATTTTCATCAGTCTAAGCCAAGTATCAAAATGCAAAACTACTTTATGACCCAGCTTGAGCGTCTTAAGGAGCAAGGGATTAAAGTCTTTTTGATTTTTGGTAACCACGACTACTACAGGGAGGGTGTTTACTGGTTTGACTTTCCTGATAATGTTGAAGTTTTCTACAAGGAAGAGGTTGAAAGCAAGTATTTTGAAAATGCTCAGGGAGAAAGAGCTACCATATCAGCCTTCTCTTATGAGCACCCTCATATTAGGGAAAATAAAATTAAGGACTATCCCTTTAGGGACTCTGCTAGTGACTACCACATAGGTCTTTTTCACGGGGAAATTGGAGGCTTTGACTATGCACCGACCAGTCTTTCTGATCTAAAGGCTAAGGATTATGACTACTGGGCCCTTGGACACATTCATCTAAAAAGCATGTTGGCAGATAATATTGTCTACCCAGGGACTCCCCTTGGCCGTAATAGTAAGGAGATTACCAGCCAATTTGCTCTTGTTAACCTAAGTAAGACCGTCTCTGACCTTGAATTTATTGACTTGGCTCAGATTCACTGGATAAAAAAAGAGCTTGATCTTACTGGGGTTAGAGATTTGGCAGAGCTCAGCCGCATATTGAGTGACAACCTTTCCAATCAGGGGAATATCTATAGTCTTTACTTGAAGAATTACGATTTGGTGGCTGATAGCCTAAGGCTGGCCCTTGAAAATGGTGAGCTAATTGATAGCTTGCGTGCCCAGGGTTTTCTCCTTCGAAAGCTTGTCCTCCTGCCCCTTGATGGGCCTCAAAACTTGAGTAAGACGGCTCTTCCTGTTAGTCATTTGGAGCTTCCTAGCTTAGAAGAGCTGGCTAAGGCTCTTCCTCAAAATAGCGAAATAAAAAATATTTTAACAAGCGATTTATTTGCTGACCTTGAGAAAGATTTAGAGGCTTATATTGACAGCGAATTTTCATTGGCAAGGGAGGATGATTTTGAAGCTTAA
- a CDS encoding AAA family ATPase, with protein MKLKKVEIDGFGKLVNRSYELEDLTVFMGANEAGKSTLLSFIKYMIFGFEKKTTKNRDFSPRDSRVYGGRLYLEIDGQDLMIERISLSKSGTPNFTCSYLSDARKLSEDEWLELLSPMTPKLFDQIYSISQDNLQINRERDYNEASLEEKWRMAITTGTVELYKQEEELIKEKNSLYTSPKALSKPLNQTLHALEQIKSEIFDKEAEEAALAPLIKEGKKREDEIRESRLKLVALEEERRILEAKLAFENDYLEFSRLEASLREQEKTQGTRDYESLLASYHDFEILQTRIGRLEDKIESNKSQLEKFDNPLDNFLLEGQTRDAIKQIEFLYPKLVGRKEKEVKVIQRNNSFLLLLMLVTLVTLGFLILVPAGLKIFLSILLIFEIISGVAYLLVTSKRRGELALEAKNSQIARDYFALTDIFKGWYQLPESIEGRYALVLKIKERILELDFNYKNLDSQKDEYLLENLYTKSDLFLQENPQVDQIQEEIKNHENFIQQKKYLGQLRKRLEQVLDLDVEKKPDFDEIDGRLAAINQKIDEFGDKLGRQIDQNSLILAKIDQRKSDESLENLYQKLELKRGELSDMISLYLLKAGQIESLKAATKSLSTHSLPEILRRAGHYMSILTDGSWQELGISNGLLEISGPGPLSMRLLDLSTGTRDQLQLAVRLAFIEAKNLNFPVFFDDSFLRYDQKRKENFIKLLEEFSSKVQTFVFTSDEKFRNQGDLIEL; from the coding sequence TTGAAGCTTAAAAAAGTTGAGATTGATGGATTTGGAAAGTTAGTAAACCGTTCTTATGAGCTGGAAGATTTGACCGTTTTTATGGGTGCAAATGAGGCTGGTAAGTCAACTCTCTTGTCCTTTATTAAATATATGATATTTGGTTTTGAGAAAAAAACCACTAAAAATCGGGATTTTAGTCCAAGAGATAGCAGGGTTTATGGCGGACGGCTCTACCTTGAGATTGATGGACAAGATCTTATGATTGAAAGAATCAGTCTGAGTAAGAGTGGGACTCCAAATTTTACATGTTCCTATCTTTCTGATGCAAGAAAGCTATCAGAAGATGAGTGGCTTGAGCTACTTAGTCCTATGACGCCCAAGCTTTTTGATCAAATTTACTCGATCAGCCAGGATAATCTTCAAATAAACCGAGAGAGGGATTACAATGAGGCAAGTTTGGAAGAAAAATGGCGAATGGCTATAACGACTGGAACAGTCGAGCTTTACAAGCAGGAAGAGGAGCTTATTAAAGAAAAAAATTCCCTCTATACTAGTCCTAAGGCCCTTAGTAAGCCCCTCAATCAAACCCTTCATGCTCTTGAACAAATCAAGAGTGAAATTTTTGACAAGGAGGCTGAAGAGGCAGCTCTAGCTCCTTTGATTAAGGAAGGTAAAAAGCGGGAGGATGAGATAAGAGAAAGCCGCTTAAAACTTGTAGCCCTTGAGGAAGAACGACGAATCTTGGAGGCCAAGCTTGCTTTTGAAAATGACTATCTGGAGTTTTCAAGGCTCGAAGCAAGTCTTAGGGAGCAGGAAAAAACTCAGGGGACAAGAGACTATGAAAGCCTCCTTGCTAGCTATCATGACTTTGAAATCCTCCAAACAAGGATTGGCCGCTTGGAAGATAAAATCGAGTCAAACAAGTCCCAGCTTGAAAAGTTTGATAATCCCTTGGATAACTTTTTACTGGAGGGTCAAACCAGGGATGCCATAAAGCAGATTGAATTTTTATATCCCAAGCTTGTTGGGAGGAAGGAAAAGGAGGTCAAGGTTATCCAGAGAAACAATAGTTTTCTTCTACTCTTGATGCTTGTAACCCTTGTGACCTTAGGTTTTCTCATCCTTGTCCCAGCTGGGCTAAAGATTTTTCTTTCAATTTTGCTGATTTTTGAAATTATTTCAGGTGTCGCCTACCTGCTTGTTACCTCAAAACGCAGGGGAGAACTTGCCCTTGAAGCTAAAAATAGCCAGATAGCTAGGGATTATTTTGCCCTAACAGATATCTTTAAGGGTTGGTATCAGCTACCTGAGAGCATTGAAGGAAGATATGCCCTAGTTCTAAAAATAAAGGAGCGGATACTAGAGCTTGATTTTAACTATAAGAATTTAGACAGTCAAAAGGATGAGTATCTACTTGAAAACCTTTATACCAAGTCGGATTTATTTCTACAAGAAAACCCCCAGGTTGATCAGATTCAAGAGGAAATCAAGAATCATGAGAACTTTATCCAGCAGAAAAAATATCTGGGCCAGCTGAGAAAAAGGTTGGAACAGGTCCTTGATCTGGATGTAGAGAAAAAGCCAGATTTTGATGAAATTGATGGACGGTTAGCTGCAATTAATCAAAAGATTGATGAATTTGGCGATAAATTAGGTCGACAGATTGATCAAAATAGCTTGATTTTGGCTAAGATAGACCAAAGGAAGTCTGATGAAAGCCTAGAAAATCTATACCAGAAGCTTGAGTTAAAAAGGGGTGAACTTTCAGATATGATTTCCCTCTACCTGCTTAAGGCAGGTCAAATTGAAAGTTTGAAGGCTGCGACAAAGAGCCTATCGACCCATAGTTTGCCTGAGATTTTAAGGAGGGCAGGCCATTACATGTCCATTTTGACAGACGGCAGTTGGCAGGAACTTGGAATTTCAAATGGTCTTTTAGAAATCAGCGGGCCAGGGCCTTTGAGTATGAGATTACTTGACCTTTCAACAGGAACAAGAGACCAGCTTCAATTGGCCGTAAGGCTTGCCTTTATTGAGGCAAAGAATCTTAATTTTCCAGTCTTTTTTGATGACAGCTTCCTAAGATATGACCAAAAACGCAAGGAAAATTTCATAAAATTACTGGAGGAATTTTCAAGTAAAGTGCAAACATTTGTTTTTACAAGTGATGAAAAATTTAGGAATCAAGGAGATTTAATAGAATTATGA
- the rpe gene encoding ribulose-phosphate 3-epimerase: MKIAPSILSADFGNFERDVKILEEAGADYIHIDVMDGHFVDNLTFGAGVVKALRKSTRLVFDCHLMVENPDSYVEEFAEAGADILSVHVEATNHIHGTLQKIKKAGLKAGIVINPGTPVELINPVLSMVDQVLVMTVNPGFGGQKFIPECLTKVALLKKLRDEDGYSYDIQVDGGVDDKTIKLCQNAGANVFVAGSYVFNGEPSQRIGSLRAALQKEL, translated from the coding sequence ATGAAAATAGCACCATCAATATTAAGTGCAGATTTTGGTAACTTTGAACGTGATGTAAAAATTCTTGAAGAGGCAGGGGCTGACTATATCCATATTGATGTCATGGATGGTCACTTTGTTGATAACTTGACCTTTGGTGCAGGTGTTGTCAAGGCTCTTAGAAAATCAACAAGACTTGTATTTGACTGCCATCTGATGGTTGAAAATCCTGACAGCTATGTTGAAGAATTTGCTGAAGCTGGAGCTGACATTTTGTCTGTCCATGTAGAAGCTACTAATCATATTCATGGAACCCTTCAAAAGATTAAAAAGGCAGGTCTTAAGGCAGGTATTGTTATTAATCCAGGTACACCAGTTGAGCTGATTAATCCAGTTCTTTCGATGGTTGATCAAGTCCTTGTCATGACTGTAAATCCAGGTTTTGGTGGTCAAAAATTCATTCCGGAGTGTCTAACTAAAGTGGCTCTTCTTAAAAAATTAAGGGATGAAGATGGGTATTCCTATGATATCCAGGTTGATGGGGGAGTTGATGATAAGACCATAAAACTTTGCCAAAATGCGGGAGCCAATGTCTTTGTAGCAGGTTCTTATGTCTTTAACGGGGAACCCAGTCAAAGGATTGGAAGTCTTAGGGCAGCCCTTCAAAAAGAGTTGTAG
- a CDS encoding 3'-5' exoribonuclease YhaM family protein: protein MTFLKDLSVGDHFEGFYLIKAAEVRKTRAGKNYMAMTFQDRTGTISGNLWDAQPHNVEEFTPGRVVYMRATKELYNGMPQVNQIFLRLPENTEPNNPADFKEKPPVSAEELRAYVQKIIFKIENGTWNRIVRHIFSKYDEEFFKYPAAKVNHHAFETGLAFHTVTMVQLAEKITEIYPQLNESLMYAGILLHDMAKTIELSGVTNTSYTLAGNLIGHIVLIDEEVSKAVNELKIDEMDEDVILLRHVLLSHHGLLEYGSPVRPHIMEAEIIHMIDNLDASMMMMTTALNQVEPGEMTPRIFALDNRNLYKPHFDGKKLK, encoded by the coding sequence ATGACTTTTTTAAAAGACTTATCGGTAGGAGACCACTTTGAGGGTTTCTATCTGATTAAGGCAGCCGAGGTTCGAAAGACTCGTGCTGGGAAAAATTACATGGCCATGACCTTTCAAGACAGGACGGGAACGATTTCTGGAAACTTGTGGGATGCTCAACCCCATAATGTGGAAGAGTTTACTCCTGGGCGTGTTGTTTACATGAGGGCGACCAAGGAGCTTTATAATGGCATGCCCCAGGTTAATCAGATTTTCCTTCGCCTGCCAGAAAATACAGAACCAAATAATCCAGCTGACTTCAAGGAAAAGCCACCAGTTTCAGCTGAGGAGCTTAGGGCATATGTGCAAAAGATTATCTTTAAAATTGAAAATGGGACCTGGAATAGGATTGTCCGTCATATCTTTAGTAAATACGATGAGGAATTCTTCAAATATCCAGCCGCCAAGGTCAATCATCATGCCTTTGAAACAGGGCTAGCCTTTCACACGGTGACCATGGTTCAGCTGGCTGAAAAAATAACAGAGATTTACCCTCAACTTAATGAAAGTCTCATGTATGCAGGAATTCTCCTTCATGACATGGCAAAAACGATTGAGTTAAGTGGTGTGACCAATACAAGCTATACTTTGGCTGGAAATTTAATCGGTCATATTGTCTTAATCGATGAGGAGGTCTCAAAGGCCGTAAATGAACTTAAGATTGACGAGATGGATGAGGATGTAATCTTACTTCGCCATGTTCTTTTAAGCCACCACGGACTTCTTGAATATGGTAGCCCCGTTCGTCCTCATATCATGGAAGCTGAAATTATTCATATGATTGATAATTTGGATGCTAGCATGATGATGATGACTACAGCCTTAAATCAAGTTGAACCAGGGGAGATGACCCCAAGAATTTTTGCCCTTGACAACCGTAACCTCTATAAGCCACACTTTGATGGAAAAAAACTTAAATAA
- the rsmA gene encoding 16S rRNA (adenine(1518)-N(6)/adenine(1519)-N(6))-dimethyltransferase RsmA — translation MSNIADYQNTRAILERHGFSFKKSLGQNFLTDPNILAKITETADLSRQVNVIEIGPGIGALTEFLAREAAEVMAFEIDDRLIPILGETLAPYDNVQIINEDVLKTDLQSQIKKFKNPDLPIKVVANLPYYITTPILMHLIESRIPFAEFVVMMQKEVADRISAKPNTKAYGSLSIAVQYYMEASVAFIVPRTVFIPAPNVDSAILKMVRRPEPLVKVDDETFFFRVTKLAFTHRRKTLWNNLLASFGKNDEIKEKLTLALEDADIKPTIRGEALSIEDFARLANSLYKYWK, via the coding sequence ATGAGTAATATCGCAGACTATCAAAATACAAGAGCAATTCTTGAACGCCACGGTTTTTCTTTTAAAAAAAGTCTTGGGCAAAACTTTTTAACCGACCCAAACATCCTTGCAAAGATCACGGAAACAGCTGACCTTTCCCGCCAGGTGAATGTTATCGAAATCGGTCCCGGAATCGGAGCCCTAACTGAGTTTCTTGCCCGTGAGGCAGCTGAGGTTATGGCCTTTGAGATTGACGACCGCCTGATTCCAATCCTTGGGGAAACGCTGGCTCCTTATGATAATGTTCAAATCATCAATGAGGATGTTCTAAAGACAGACCTCCAAAGTCAGATTAAGAAATTCAAGAATCCTGACCTTCCAATTAAGGTTGTCGCAAACCTTCCCTACTACATCACAACACCAATCCTTATGCACCTGATTGAAAGTCGCATTCCCTTTGCGGAATTTGTCGTGATGATGCAAAAAGAGGTGGCTGACAGGATCAGTGCCAAACCTAATACTAAGGCTTACGGTAGCCTAAGTATCGCTGTCCAGTACTACATGGAGGCTTCTGTTGCCTTTATCGTACCGCGTACAGTCTTTATCCCAGCACCAAATGTTGACAGTGCAATCCTTAAGATGGTAAGACGTCCTGAGCCCCTTGTTAAGGTGGATGATGAGACTTTCTTCTTTAGGGTGACAAAACTTGCCTTCACCCACCGTAGGAAGACCCTTTGGAATAATTTACTTGCTTCTTTTGGGAAAAATGATGAAATCAAGGAAAAGCTGACTTTAGCCCTTGAAGACGCTGACATCAAGCCAACAATCCGTGGTGAAGCCCTAAGTATTGAGGATTTCGCAAGACTTGCCAACTCGCTTTATAAATATTGGAAATAA
- a CDS encoding TatD family hydrolase, which translates to MIFDTHTHLNVKDFLGKTDEELALAYEFDVREMAVVGFDRPTIEESLALSKKYDNIYSIIGWHPTEASDYDEEVENYLLEKIKNDRVIGWGEIGLDYHWMTSPKEVQEEVFRRQIALSKEAHLPFIVHTRDAMSDTYEIIKSEGVGPRGGIMHSFSGSLEEAQKFINLGMYISISGVVTFKKALDLQEAAAKLPLDRILVETDAPYLAPVPYRGKTNHTAYTHFVVQKIAELRGLSYEEMAAATTENAHRVFNLKD; encoded by the coding sequence ATGATTTTTGATACCCATACCCACTTAAATGTGAAAGACTTTCTTGGTAAAACTGATGAAGAACTTGCTCTTGCCTACGAATTTGATGTTAGGGAAATGGCAGTTGTGGGCTTTGATAGGCCAACGATTGAGGAAAGTCTTGCACTTTCGAAAAAATATGACAATATCTACAGCATCATTGGCTGGCACCCGACTGAGGCAAGTGACTATGATGAGGAGGTTGAGAACTACCTCCTTGAGAAGATAAAAAACGACCGCGTTATCGGCTGGGGGGAAATTGGCCTTGACTACCACTGGATGACTTCACCCAAGGAGGTTCAAGAAGAGGTCTTTAGACGGCAGATTGCCCTCTCAAAAGAGGCTCACCTGCCCTTTATCGTCCACACTCGGGATGCTATGAGTGATACCTACGAGATTATAAAAAGTGAGGGTGTTGGACCACGTGGCGGCATCATGCACAGCTTTTCAGGTAGCCTTGAAGAGGCACAAAAGTTTATCAATCTTGGCATGTATATCTCAATTTCAGGGGTTGTAACCTTCAAGAAGGCTCTTGACCTCCAGGAGGCAGCCGCAAAACTTCCTCTGGACCGCATCCTCGTTGAGACAGATGCTCCCTACCTAGCACCAGTTCCCTACCGGGGTAAAACCAACCACACAGCCTACACCCACTTTGTTGTCCAAAAGATTGCGGAACTCCGCGGCCTAAGCTATGAGGAGATGGCAGCTGCTACGACAGAAAACGCCCACCGCGTCTTTAATCTTAAGGACTAG
- a CDS encoding glycogen/starch/alpha-glucan phosphorylase, whose amino-acid sequence MELTKEQFIRDFKNQLHEDFMIKIKDATTDEYFVALAHLLKNYASNEWIKRRHDLAENQEKTAYYFSIEFLPGRMLETNLLNMGLLTLVEDALAELDIDFDALVASENDMALGNGGLGRLAAAFMDSLATISAPGFGNGIRYKYGLFKQKIVDGYQVELPDAWLGKDGNVWEIKKPHSAVNVRIYGDAFLYPNDNGSYDVLYKNHRTLRAVPYDIPQIGFQNGNVNNLRLWDVEIPEEDELRYPTIESRRQVEDITNILYPDDTSYEGKSLRLIQEYFMVSAGLQTIVQNYLKMGLPLKDIHEKVAVHINDTHPALAVPEFMRILMDDYKLNWDEAWHATVNTMSYTNHTILAEALEKWETNLFLGILPRIYQIVSEIDNRYIAEVHKKFDCQVIENTRIIKNDQIHMANLAIIGGHSINGVAKLHTDLLIDDVLKDFYQVYPEKFNNKTNGIVVRRWSQIANPLMSEKIDQLIGSEWRKDIHQIQKLEALVDQNQVLEDFYNVKKENKKRLADYIESTLGIKVSPDAIFDVQVKRLHAYKRQLLNLLHIIKLYWDLKDNPDLDMTPRVFIFGAKAAPGYKFAKAVIKLINEVANLVNNDSDIKDKLKVVFLENYNVTLAELIIPAADVSEQISTAGKEASGTSNMKFMMNGAITLATLDGANIEIKDAVGDDNIVIFGMNTEEVYKHYENHDYNSRAIYENNPVIRRVVDSFINGSIPNAEREGQEIYDALILNNDEYFLLGDFESYVKAQEYIDQIYRDKYLWTKKALHNIAKSDRFSSDDTIRLYADQIWHIKHD is encoded by the coding sequence ATGGAACTTACAAAAGAACAATTTATTCGCGATTTTAAAAATCAACTACATGAGGATTTCATGATTAAAATAAAGGATGCTACGACTGATGAATACTTCGTAGCCCTTGCCCACCTGCTAAAAAATTATGCCAGTAATGAATGGATTAAAAGGCGTCACGATTTAGCAGAAAATCAAGAAAAGACAGCCTACTACTTCTCCATCGAATTTTTACCTGGAAGAATGCTTGAAACCAATCTCCTAAATATGGGTCTCTTAACTTTGGTTGAGGATGCCTTGGCGGAGCTTGATATTGATTTTGATGCCCTTGTTGCTTCTGAAAACGATATGGCCCTTGGAAATGGAGGGCTGGGTCGTTTGGCTGCTGCCTTTATGGATTCCCTGGCCACTATTTCAGCCCCAGGATTCGGGAATGGTATCCGCTACAAGTATGGTCTCTTTAAGCAAAAAATTGTTGATGGTTACCAGGTTGAGTTACCTGATGCTTGGCTGGGTAAGGATGGAAATGTTTGGGAGATTAAAAAACCCCATTCAGCTGTCAATGTCCGCATCTACGGGGACGCCTTCTTGTATCCAAACGATAATGGATCTTATGACGTCCTTTACAAGAATCATCGTACCTTAAGGGCTGTACCTTATGATATTCCACAGATTGGCTTCCAAAATGGGAATGTGAACAACCTAAGACTTTGGGATGTTGAAATCCCAGAAGAAGACGAGCTCCGCTATCCAACAATTGAGAGTAGGAGGCAGGTTGAGGACATTACCAATATTCTTTATCCAGATGATACCTCTTATGAGGGTAAATCCCTTCGTCTGATTCAGGAATACTTCATGGTATCAGCTGGTCTTCAAACAATCGTTCAAAATTACCTTAAGATGGGACTTCCCTTAAAGGATATCCATGAAAAAGTTGCTGTCCACATTAACGATACTCATCCAGCCCTTGCTGTACCTGAATTTATGCGTATTTTAATGGATGATTACAAGTTAAATTGGGACGAAGCTTGGCATGCTACTGTAAATACCATGAGTTATACCAACCATACAATCCTGGCTGAAGCCTTGGAAAAATGGGAAACCAATCTCTTTTTAGGAATTCTTCCTCGTATCTACCAGATTGTAAGTGAGATTGATAACCGCTATATTGCAGAGGTTCATAAGAAATTTGACTGCCAGGTCATTGAAAACACCCGAATCATTAAAAATGATCAAATCCACATGGCCAATCTTGCCATCATTGGTGGTCATTCCATCAATGGGGTCGCAAAACTTCACACTGACCTTCTGATTGATGACGTCTTGAAAGATTTTTACCAGGTCTACCCTGAAAAATTCAACAACAAGACCAACGGAATTGTTGTTCGTAGGTGGTCACAAATCGCAAATCCGCTCATGTCTGAAAAAATTGACCAGCTGATTGGAAGCGAATGGCGAAAGGATATCCACCAAATTCAAAAATTAGAAGCTTTGGTTGACCAAAACCAAGTCCTTGAAGATTTTTACAATGTGAAAAAGGAAAATAAAAAACGCCTGGCTGACTACATTGAAAGTACTTTAGGAATTAAGGTTAGCCCTGACGCCATCTTTGATGTGCAGGTTAAGCGACTCCATGCCTATAAACGCCAGCTTCTAAATCTCCTTCATATCATCAAATTATATTGGGATTTAAAGGACAATCCAGACCTTGATATGACGCCTCGTGTCTTCATCTTTGGTGCCAAGGCAGCTCCTGGCTATAAATTTGCCAAGGCCGTAATCAAGCTTATCAATGAGGTTGCAAACCTCGTCAATAATGACTCTGATATCAAGGATAAACTTAAGGTTGTCTTCCTTGAAAACTACAATGTAACCCTGGCTGAGCTAATTATTCCTGCAGCTGATGTATCTGAGCAAATTTCGACAGCTGGTAAGGAAGCTAGTGGTACTTCAAACATGAAATTCATGATGAATGGGGCTATAACCCTTGCTACTCTTGACGGAGCAAATATTGAGATTAAGGATGCTGTTGGTGATGATAATATTGTAATCTTTGGAATGAATACAGAAGAGGTTTACAAGCATTATGAAAATCATGATTACAATTCAAGGGCTATCTATGAAAACAATCCCGTAATCCGTAGGGTGGTTGATAGCTTTATCAATGGATCAATTCCTAATGCTGAGCGTGAGGGACAGGAAATTTATGATGCCCTCATCCTTAACAATGATGAATACTTCCTTCTTGGTGACTTTGAAAGCTATGTCAAGGCTCAAGAGTATATCGATCAGATTTACCGGGACAAATACTTGTGGACTAAAAAAGCCCTCCATAATATTGCCAAGTCAGACCGTTTCAGCTCTGATGATACAATCAGGCTTTATGCAGATCAAATTTGGCATATCAAACACGATTAA